Genomic segment of Danio aesculapii chromosome 25, fDanAes4.1, whole genome shotgun sequence:
ACTGGAGGATTGGTTTTCTGCATTTCTCTCACCGCTTTCGTCGTTCACACTGAAGCAAAGATCTTAATGTTAAACGATGCGGCTAAAGTGTGCGGATTCGTATTGTTTATGTTCTATCTAAGACATTTTCTGCGTCCAGATGTAGCTATAGTGCTGAATTTGGCTTTGTTAGCATCACTAGCAAATGTATTTACAAAAGAAAGCAATTTAACTGAAAATGCAGAACTTGAAAGCAGCGGCAACACAAAATTTCGAAAAATCCTAAGAAATTTGATAGTCTGTATTATAAACCAACTAATCCGTTGTTGTAATGAAGTGATCAGTTTCGCATTACTGTTGACTTCAGCTCTGGTTTTTGGGTCGATTATCAGCATCAGGACGTGGTCAGATGTGCTTTTTGCATGTTATGCAGCTCCTGGGGTCACAATAGGAGCTTTCGCATTTAAATTTCAGCCCAATGAAATTGACTGTCAATTATTAGTCTATGCACTCGGTTCATTTCTGTGTTGTTCATTCGGTGCGACACTTTCCGTGGGGTTTTTGAATGTGTTGTTTGCTCTGTTTGGAGTGAAGCTGACAATAATTCTAGTATTATCACTTTTAATAGTAGCGTATTTCCGTTTAAATAAGCAAGCGTTGACTTTGACATGCCTAATTGTTATCATGTTGGTTTTCCCATGTGTTTGTGTACTCATCGGTTCAGTCTTTCTCATTTCATGAGATATTATGtggaaaaagtttggacaccctaaTGAGTGATGGGTCAATCTTGAATGATTCGTTCAATTTAAACAAACTCAATGAAATCACCCAAAGGTCAGAGTGGATAaaatgatctgaacttcccaCCACTAACCCCTAATACACACCAATTTATCCACAACAGGACATAAAAGATGATCTGATCTCTGGCAGGTCataaaaatacaggaaaatacagaATCTACAGGATCTGAATCATAGGCTCTCCTCTTTATTTTCCTTATGTAAATAATGAAATGACATCTGAGGTTTGTCTCCTAAATTTTAAGACCTGCCAACAATAatattgtatcattattattatgtactaATACCTGAAACTCTATAGGGTGTCTCAACTGACTGCATATGTACACATGACTATATATGTGTAGAAAAATACAGTGGAACATGGTAAATAATGGAGCCGtgatttacagtgtttatacCCCAAAAGTGATAAATGTCATTgtactttgaatgtttttgtcTACTGTTGTATTTATTCATAATCTAAAGATGAAGATGTTGAATTTAATAAAGACTTTAATTACTGGGTCTgactgtaattcattcattcatttctttcgacttagtccttttattcattaggggatgccacagcggaatgaaccacaaacttatccactatatgttttacgcagcggatgcccttccagctgcaacctagtactgggaataacccatacacactcacattcacacacacacacactcatacactacagccaatttagttcttcaattccactatagcgcatgtgtttggactgtgggggaaaccggaacagcCGGAGAACACCcatgccaacaaggggagaacatgcaaactccacacaaaaacgccaactgacccagccggggctcaaaccagcaaccttcttactgtaaggccacaatgctaaccactgagtcaccctGCCACCCCCCACAACctacttaaaacatttttaaaaagcatgtgtTTATAAAATTGGTGTCTTGACCAATAGAAATGTTGGCAGAAACTTTTTTCACTTTAGAAATTTTAACGAAAGCTGCACTGAGctaatttaggcccaatcccaatcccaattctacccctgagcgcttccccttacccctcattttgcgtgttcatgtgaaggggtaggggcgTCCCAATTCTCTTCAGCTTGAAGGTATAGAGCTAAGGGGAACGGCTAGATACCCATTCGAACTGAgaattttcaggaccacacttgaaaccaaagtgtaagaaaatttcccagaatacaccagccacaacggcagcatggctgcacagtatttttttccattattacgaatttttacaacaaacaagcacatgtttaatatattcataaccgcgttcgtgttttaccgtagagcttaaaaaaaaagctaaaattaaaaactgctgaaTTTGGTGGTTTTATAATCAATAATCATAACACcagtatagtagtcccacaacattctgacactcaacgacactcgaatcccctgccAGAACAGTCTAGTGTCTGTTGTGAGGTTttcacagtgtctgctataatgttaatgttgtttttgtgtgtttacatgatgaatatggccatggtgtaaatgctcagtatagttatgatcttactgccacattatattgttatgataacataatatacgccttcagtgatttcctgaagatgaacACCAAAAAAtgacacaactggaataactacagcagtcgccatcgtctgatctcatatgaggTAAGAGATCGCGATaaatatgatgacgtgtgcaggtgctgtagtgctgtcgcatttcttaggggtaaaatttaaagcccttcccttcacactctgtttcaagggccaagggaaaggggaAGGGGCCGAGTTTATCTTTGAAAGCATCAGTCAAAAACATTAAAGTAACTCTTTCTCTTTTTACTTACATTTACTAAAATCCCTATAAAACCTGTTGTGCTGGTTATCCGACAACACATCTAAACACACTCATGTTTTAAGTCCTtgctttagaaagcaaaaacgCAGAACACAACAACATTTTTCAACAAACTGACTGTAAGTAAAACTATCTTGATGATTTTCATTGccattttttaattaacattattatttatctattagaGTATATCAGGAACTCTTGTGATGCTGCTGTTCATTTACACACAGGATATTTATCTATATAGTTTTAGGTTTGCTTACATGCTACAATATAAGATGAAATTGACTAAACCCAGCCTGTGCTTTACACTGACTCTGACTCTTCACACCATGTTTGTGACAGCAGAAGGTAAAGTATCTGCTCTTTACTGTTATGATGGATTTAGACTGTTAAATGAAATGCAATATTTGATCTGTTTTGATAGTCACTGTATTAAATTATGTGATGTAAAACCTAATTGCAGATACATTTCAAAGTTTCACTTTCAGTCACTAAATTTGGGAGGAGAGAGtagtatttaaatgaataaatgcaagaTGATTTACTAGTTTGCATTTGTATCATTATATAAAACCCTTAAGAAGCATGTCTTAACACATTTTTAGTATGAGTATGTTAGCTTTAAGGACATCTATAAGCTAGTGAGCtccaaaatttgcatttagaagatataaacatccaaagtttgcAGTTTATCAATTCTGCCTAAAATACTCGATGATTTTTTCTGATGTGACCTCATATTTCGGTTTCtcgtcaaatcttctgaccaatcaaacgctctctagtatctgacatgccccgcccccttcttctcattggcttttcatttgatgcgcttgatctcaaACACTCACACTGGCAGAGctgtaagaaaaacaaaacactattggctttctttttaaaggggaggagctactctatgctcCCACCCCCTctctttatgtttcagttgagattacatcaaactttgaataaaatgcacattttaatgcACTCCATGAGACATTTAAATGGGGAAAAGATCCAATTCACCAAAACTGccaagttattttaataaatttaatatttgaaaaaaaaaaactatgaaattcCTAATCTAAAGATGAAGATGTTGAATTTAATAAAGACTTTAATTACTGGGTTGGACTGTAATGGATTATAAATACTCCTCTTCATACACTAGTGTCATATAAATCTAGAGATTAATGTACAAACTGGGCTTCACTAAACATCCATTCAGAGATTATAAGAAACACAAACTGACttgagtaaaatatggacaaacccaactgtagTGTTGAAAATCATCATCATGACTTGCGTGATGCTTTCACTTTCTCTTCCAGCTCTTGATGCCGAGGCTCTGAGAGTGCTGTCAGTGGGGGTCAGAGGTCAGTCCAGCGTCAGCATTGCTGATCTTCTGTCTGGAAATAAAGAGCAGAAACAGAAGGACGGAGAGATCGTGAAGACTCCAGTAATGACAGACGAGGGTCGCAGACTGACGCTGGTCACTGGACCAAACCTCTGTGAGGACGACACAGCGAGACAGAACTTCACCACAGCGCTGTTCCTCTCTTCTCCTGGACCTCACGCCGTTTTAATGCTCCTCCATCTGGAAGATCCACAAGCAGAGCTGCCGTGTGATCTGCTCCAACAAGCCCAGGAGCTGCTGGGAGCAGAAGTCCTGCAGTACTGCATTGTTCTTCTGCAGCCAAACCAGCAGGAACGCTTGACAGGAGCGTCCAGAGGGATCGCTGGAGACATGATCAACGCATGTGGAGGAAGATTTCACATCATACCAGACGCTCAGACCAAACCTGCAGCTCTCCTGGAGGAAATAGACAAGCTGGTTCAGCTTAATGATCACAGATTTCTCTCAGTATTGACAGATTCAAAACCAAGTCAATATGCAAATGGTAAAAATGATCTTTTGTCTGTAATA
This window contains:
- the LOC130219673 gene encoding uncharacterized protein LOC130219673, whose product is MIVTAEALDAEALRVLSVGVRGQSSVSIADLLSGNKEQKQKDGEIVKTPVMTDEGRRLTLVTGPNLCEEDTARQNFTTALFLSSPGPHAVLMLLHLEDPQAELPCDLLQQAQELLGAEVLQYCIVLLQQNQQERLTGAARGIAGDMINACGGRFHIIPDAQTKPAALLEEIDKLVLLNDHRFLSVLTDSKPSQYANGKNDLLSVIYDTLGGAVGTGGLVFCISLTAFVVHTEAKILMLNDAAKVCGFVLFMFYLRHFLRPDVAIVLNLALLASLANVFTKESNLTENAELESSGNTKFRKILRNLIVCIINQLIRCCNEVISFALLLTSALVFGSIISIRTWSDVLFACYAAPGVTIGAFAFKFQPNEIDCQLLVYALGSFLCCSFGATLSVGFLNVLFALFGVKLTIILVLSLLIVAYFRLNKQALTLTCLIVIMLVFPCVCVLIGSVFLIS